The window AGGAGGAGCCGCCAGGGCACGACCCCGTCCTCGAAGGCCCGGCACGGTCCGTACGCGTCCGCGAGGTAGGCCTCAAGAGCCCTGACCCGTTGGGACACCCCGCGCTGGATGAGATCCCATTCCAGCGCGTCCAGCACCCGTGGCACGAGGTCCAGCGGCCAGGGCCGCTCCTCGCCCGCGAAGGCGTACGTCACGCCGCGGTCCGTGAACGACCGGGCCATCTGATCGGCCCTGAACCGAAGTTCGGCCGGTTCCATCGGTTGGAGTGCCGCCAGCACCGGCTCATAGGCGGTCCTGACCTCACCCGGCCGCTCAAACATCTCGTCCCACGCGTCGGCCAACGCGTATGCGTCAAATATGTCCGCCATGGCCTGACGTTAGATGCGGCACGTAACACGACGATCACTCGGTGATTTCCGGCAGCTCACGCGGGGCGCGCGTTTGCTCACCGTCCTCATGCGTCGCACATGCGCCACGGCGTCCGATTCGCGACCGCCATCAGCTTGTTGCAACGAGCCATGCTGTGGTGGGGATAAATCGGTATTCACCGTGTCGATAGGGGGCGGGGACACGTCGAAGCCGTGTTGCGGAGGCGGTGGCAGCCGCGCATAGTTGCGCTCCGGAAGAGGCTTGAACCGGGGGTTGAGGAGATGGCCGGGCACGGGAAGGAAGCGCATCCGCACGGTGCTGACCGCCTGTGCGAGGCAGGGGACCGGGTGTACTCCCGGGCGGTACGACGCGGCCGGGTGTCCCGCGAGGACGCCGGGACCGTGCCCTGTCTGGTCGAGCTGGCGCTGCTGCATCCCGACCCCGACGACATGGGCTGGCTGGTGCCGACCTCGCCGCAAGAGGTCATGACACGGCTGCTGCGGGAGATGCACGAGCACGTCGTCGCCACGCAGTCGCGCATGGGCTCGGCGGTGTCCGCCTTCGAGTGGTACGCGGCCCTCGGCGGCAACGCCCACTCGCGCGCCGAGGGCGTGGCGATCCGGGTGCTCGACGGACTGCCCCGGATCCGGGCCGCGATGGACGAGGCGACCGAGGCGTGCGCGTCCGAGGTGCTGGCCGTCCAGCCGGGCGGCATCCGCCGCGAGGACGAACTCTCCGAGGGCCTGCACCGGGCGATGGCGCTGCGCCGCCGGGGTGTGCGCATGCGCGACCTGTACACGCATGTGGCCCGGCACGGGCAGGGCCTGCTCAACTACATGGAGCTGATGGGCGACGCGGCCGAGGCCCGCACCCTGGACGAGGTCACCGAGCGGCTCATCGTCTTCGACCGCACGGTCGCCTTCATCCCCGCGAGCTCCGACCGCACGATCGCCCTCGAACTGCGGCATCCGGCGCTGGTGGACTACCTGGTCACGGTCTTCGAACGGCTCTGGCGCCTGGCGATCCCGCTGACCGCGCCCCTCCCGGACACGGGGATCGAGGGCATCACGCACCGCGAGCGCTCCATCGCGGCGCTGCTCGCGGAGGGCCACCAGGACGCGGTGGTCGCCGAACGCCTCGGCATCAGCGTCCGCACCTGCCGCGCCCACATCGCCCGCCTCTCGGAGACCCTGGGCGCCGCCAGCCGCACCCAACTGGGCGTCCGAATAGCCCAGGCAGGCCTCGACGGCCCACCCCGCTCCCCGGAACTCCAGCCCCTCACGGCTCCCGGTCCCGGGGTTCCAGAATCCCCGACCGACCGATGAGATAGCCGAGCTGCGCGCGGCTCTCGCTGCCGAGGGTGGCGGCGAGTTTGGCTATGTGGACACGGGCGGTGCGGACGTTCATGCCGAGGCGCTCCGCGATGACGGTGTCCGTGTGCCCCTCGACGAGAAGGCCGGCGATGGCGAGCTGACGGGTGGTGACGCCGTTCACCGAGGGCTGTTGGACGGCCTCGGGATACATGGGCGTGGCGAGGCGCCAGAGCCGGTCGAAGGTGGTGGCGAGGTGGGTGACGAGGGCCGGGTGCCGGATCTCCAGGGCGATGCTGCGGTCCTTGGCCGCGGGGATGAACGCGACGGTCCGGTCCATGACGAAGAGACGCTCGGTGACCTCGTCCAGGGTGCGGACCTCGACATCGCCGTCGAGCTGTTCGAAATGAGCCACGACCGCGGACGAGTAGCGCGAGGTGTGCTGGTAGAGCGTGCGCATCCGGGCTCCCCGGGAGAGCAGCGCCCGTT is drawn from Streptomyces liliifuscus and contains these coding sequences:
- a CDS encoding helix-turn-helix transcriptional regulator is translated as MAGHGKEAHPHGADRLCEAGDRVYSRAVRRGRVSREDAGTVPCLVELALLHPDPDDMGWLVPTSPQEVMTRLLREMHEHVVATQSRMGSAVSAFEWYAALGGNAHSRAEGVAIRVLDGLPRIRAAMDEATEACASEVLAVQPGGIRREDELSEGLHRAMALRRRGVRMRDLYTHVARHGQGLLNYMELMGDAAEARTLDEVTERLIVFDRTVAFIPASSDRTIALELRHPALVDYLVTVFERLWRLAIPLTAPLPDTGIEGITHRERSIAALLAEGHQDAVVAERLGISVRTCRAHIARLSETLGAASRTQLGVRIAQAGLDGPPRSPELQPLTAPGPGVPESPTDR
- a CDS encoding helix-turn-helix transcriptional regulator — translated: MSTDETPEHQTHQVEELCEAGSLLYGRALSEGRVRQQDALKSPCLIDFGLLQPDPEDVRWLRPTAPAVALPRLLRTFDEEVARQRRRAARLAETFEPLLDLNAHGTQSSGSALVTALQGLPRINAAVNRAVAESSQEMLTIQPGGNRPPEILADALPRERALLSRGARMRTLYQHTSRYSSAVVAHFEQLDGDVEVRTLDEVTERLFVMDRTVAFIPAAKDRSIALEIRHPALVTHLATTFDRLWRLATPMYPEAVQQPSVNGVTTRQLAIAGLLVEGHTDTVIAERLGMNVRTARVHIAKLAATLGSESRAQLGYLIGRSGILEPRDREP